From one Synechocystis sp. PCC 6803 substr. PCC-P genomic stretch:
- a CDS encoding ShlB/FhaC/HecB family hemolysin secretion/activation protein, whose product MLSCRYTLQLALCFCLPLGLVNQALATGLGTFTSKVPVVIEQEEKDLTLDPDTEEIKAIAAKEFFLSQGQVPTPPLQPLPSEDDIQVPPTSPPLELGPESSPPSAEEAVDTCGYRPSAPTNITPIPLLQGSVDGTPLRVNLLGMTVFSPKELLALPALQPWQTDPPSGTAPLIIDTNLTAAEFEVLYQGIVEGITQLYINQGYITSQAIAKPIEPVKNGEFLEQPIQVVEGQVESIQVRGRGRLRPAYICDRVARGVHSPINVGQLEESLRLLQINPMLEKVQASLLPTGKVGLSNLSVTVEEAFPFSANLSFDNYSPISLGSERIGLSLDYKNLTGLGDRLSGSYYVSTTGGLDILDFNYQVPLNPTDGTLNLRFVPTWTRITQSPFDVFDITGSNPLYEISYRQPLWTSLTDEFALSFGFRYQDGRTLGLNRPDLTNFSRTSVFQFGQDYTLRDPNGLWFFRSQMNLGTGLFDATTNPDPLPSGKFFSWLGQAQRLQRLDDNNLLIVQADLQLTPDSLLPDYLFIIGGGQSLRGYRQNARSADNGVRLSVENRITLARDGDNKSVFELAPFVDFGAVWNSAGNPTQLPPNSVLVGPGLGLIWRDILGMTGLSFRFDYGIPVIKLDNLTGNWQNDGLYFQLNYRPPFGK is encoded by the coding sequence ATGTTAAGTTGCCGTTATACCCTGCAATTGGCGTTGTGCTTTTGCTTACCATTGGGGCTAGTAAATCAGGCTTTGGCCACAGGTTTGGGTACCTTTACTTCTAAGGTGCCAGTAGTAATTGAGCAAGAAGAGAAAGATTTAACCCTAGACCCAGATACCGAAGAGATAAAGGCGATCGCCGCCAAAGAATTTTTCCTTAGCCAAGGACAAGTTCCCACCCCTCCCCTACAACCACTGCCATCGGAAGACGATATTCAGGTCCCCCCTACTAGTCCTCCATTGGAACTAGGGCCAGAGTCCTCCCCTCCCAGCGCCGAAGAAGCGGTGGACACCTGTGGTTATAGACCATCTGCTCCTACCAACATAACGCCCATACCTCTGTTACAAGGGTCGGTGGATGGCACTCCCCTCCGGGTGAACCTACTGGGCATGACGGTATTTTCCCCGAAGGAGTTGTTAGCTTTACCAGCCCTACAACCTTGGCAAACTGATCCCCCCAGCGGCACTGCTCCCCTCATCATTGATACGAATTTGACGGCGGCGGAATTTGAAGTTTTATACCAAGGCATAGTAGAGGGCATTACCCAGCTATACATCAATCAGGGTTACATTACTTCCCAGGCGATCGCCAAACCCATTGAACCTGTTAAAAATGGTGAGTTTTTGGAACAACCAATCCAGGTGGTGGAAGGGCAGGTGGAGTCGATCCAAGTACGGGGTCGGGGTCGTTTGCGCCCAGCTTACATTTGCGACCGGGTAGCTCGGGGAGTTCATAGTCCCATCAATGTGGGTCAGTTGGAGGAAAGTCTACGGCTGTTGCAAATTAATCCCATGCTGGAAAAGGTGCAAGCTAGCCTTTTGCCCACCGGAAAAGTTGGGCTGAGCAATTTATCTGTCACGGTGGAGGAAGCTTTCCCCTTCAGTGCCAATCTCAGTTTTGATAACTATTCCCCCATCAGTTTGGGAAGTGAGCGGATCGGCCTTAGCTTGGACTATAAAAATCTCACCGGCCTTGGCGATCGCCTGTCGGGGAGCTATTACGTTTCCACCACTGGGGGTTTGGACATCCTCGATTTTAACTATCAGGTTCCCCTTAATCCCACCGATGGCACTCTCAATCTACGTTTTGTGCCCACCTGGACTAGAATCACCCAGTCCCCCTTCGACGTTTTTGATATCACCGGCAGCAACCCCCTCTACGAAATCAGTTATCGCCAACCCCTCTGGACTTCTTTAACAGATGAATTTGCCCTTAGTTTTGGTTTCCGTTACCAAGACGGTCGCACCCTAGGGCTAAATCGTCCCGATTTGACCAATTTCAGCCGCACCAGCGTGTTTCAGTTTGGCCAGGACTACACCCTGCGCGACCCCAATGGGCTATGGTTTTTCCGCTCCCAAATGAACCTGGGCACAGGACTATTTGATGCCACCACCAATCCCGATCCTCTACCCAGCGGCAAATTTTTTAGTTGGTTGGGACAAGCCCAGCGGCTGCAAAGACTGGATGATAATAACCTGCTCATTGTGCAGGCAGATTTACAACTCACCCCCGATAGTTTGCTACCGGATTATCTGTTCATCATCGGCGGTGGGCAGTCCCTGCGGGGCTATCGACAAAATGCCCGCTCCGCTGACAATGGCGTTCGTCTCTCGGTGGAAAATCGCATCACCTTGGCCAGGGATGGAGATAATAAATCTGTGTTTGAACTCGCTCCCTTTGTGGATTTTGGCGCAGTGTGGAACAGTGCCGGCAACCCCACCCAATTGCCGCCCAATTCTGTGCTGGTGGGGCCTGGATTGGGCCTTATTTGGCGGGATATTTTGGGTATGACCGGTTTGAGCTTCCGGTTTGACTATGGCATTCCCGTGATCAAATTGGATAACCTGACCGGCAATTGGCAAAATGACGGCCTATACTTCCAGCTCAATTACCGCCCTCCCTTTGGCAAGTAA
- a CDS encoding glutathione S-transferase family protein yields MLELHQFELSQYSEKVRLILDFKGLDYRTVEVVPGVGQLDLLRLSGQTKVPVLKDGDIVIADSTEIALYLDRKYPENSLLPHDPVQRGQCLLMEEWADESIGLKGRVAMVGALNQNPGLRASILPKQTPGIFKNLVSAVPPAMLDLLGSGVGFGGDAVKEAMRGLHQDLEALTLILQHQPYLIGDRPTLADLTVAALSMVIKIPGGNYLNIAQELKGKGIPGLADNSAYSAFFEWRDRLYREYRRSHQQDNNQNNGSGSSNNSSPTTITIE; encoded by the coding sequence ATGCTTGAGCTTCATCAGTTTGAACTGTCCCAATATTCGGAAAAAGTCCGCCTGATTCTCGACTTTAAAGGGTTGGATTATCGGACAGTGGAAGTGGTGCCGGGGGTTGGTCAGCTCGATTTGCTCCGTCTTTCTGGACAAACAAAGGTTCCAGTGCTCAAGGATGGGGACATTGTCATTGCAGATTCGACGGAAATTGCCCTCTACCTAGACCGTAAATACCCCGAAAATTCCCTTTTACCCCACGATCCGGTGCAACGGGGACAATGCTTGCTGATGGAAGAATGGGCCGACGAATCCATTGGTCTGAAGGGTCGGGTTGCCATGGTGGGGGCGTTGAACCAAAATCCTGGTCTGCGGGCTTCTATTTTGCCCAAACAAACCCCAGGCATTTTCAAAAATTTAGTCAGTGCAGTACCCCCGGCTATGTTAGACCTATTGGGCAGTGGCGTTGGTTTTGGTGGTGATGCGGTCAAGGAAGCCATGCGGGGCTTGCATCAGGACTTGGAGGCTTTAACTCTGATTCTGCAACATCAGCCCTACCTAATTGGCGATCGCCCAACGTTGGCAGATTTAACGGTGGCGGCATTGAGTATGGTGATCAAAATCCCCGGCGGAAATTACTTAAACATTGCCCAGGAGTTGAAGGGTAAGGGCATTCCTGGCTTGGCGGATAACAGTGCCTACAGTGCATTTTTTGAATGGCGCGATCGCCTTTATCGGGAATATCGCCGCAGTCATCAACAGGACAATAATCAGAACAACGGCAGCGGTAGCAGTAACAATAGTTCCCCCACCACAATCACCATTGAGTAG